A segment of the Candidatus Doudnabacteria bacterium genome:
AAAATTTCGAATCGGCCAATATTAAGCAAATATTGGAAAAAAGATTCAAATTAGAGGCAACTGTCATAAATGATGCCAAAGCTTTTGCGTTAGCCGAAGCTATAGCGGGAGCCGGCAAAAAGTTTGATGTTGTCGCCGGAGTTGTTTTAGGAACAGGGATAGGGGTGGGCCTCATAAGCGACAAAAGGGTTTACTTTGGCAAAGACGGCATTGCCGGAGAAATGGAGCATATTGTGCTGTTGGACGGAAAAATGCTCCGGGATCATCGGCACAATGCCGGCCAGTTCAAAACAGCAGCCGAAACCAAGAAGTATCTAAAAACCATTTTGGATACAGTCGTATTAAGCTGGAACCCCGATATCATTGTTTTGGGAGGGGGCTGGTCTAAACTTTCAGGTATGGCTGAAATGGCCAATAAATTGACGGTCAATGTCGGCGGATATAAGAACAAAACGCCGGTCAAGATCTCCAAAATGGCAAATCCCGGCGTTCTGGGTGCGGCCTTAAGCGTGTTGAATCAATAGCTGAAACAGAATATAATAATGCGACGAGCGCGCGTAGCTCAGCGGTAGAGCAGATGTCTTATACACATCGGGTCCTAGGTTCGAATCCTAGCGCGCGCACCAAATAAGTTCGTCCGGTCATTCGACCGGACGCCCGATCGGATGATCGGGCGAGTCCAGGCAGGCGCACCAAAAGTTCTGTGGATAAAGCCGAAAGGCTTTTTAATTTTGCCCAAAATAAAGCCTCTTGACACTAGGTGAACGTTCGTATACCATTAAGTTCAGGAGGGATGAGGCGAAGAAACTGGTGTTATTTCACCGCCGCCGAAGTAATACTGGTTTCTTCGAACCCCTTCTCAAAACCATATGAATGAACTTACTCCAAAGCAAAAACAATTATTAGACCTATTGACCCATGAAATCCAAGATACAGGCCTTCCTCCGTCTATTTCGGAGATCGCCAAAAGCCTCAAAGTTAAATCTAAAAACGCAGTGGCAAAACTGCTCCGGATTCTGGAAGATAAAGGATATATCCGCAGATCGCATAAGGCTCGGGGAATAGAAGTTTTAAATCCGGACGGTGAACCGATGGGTCTGGGCACAATAAGCCTGCCTGTGATCGGGCGCATTACCGCAGGATTGCCCATGCTGGCTGAGGAACAGATAGAAGACTGGCTGAACCTGCCGGTGAGCATGGTTCGCGGGCGCAAGGATGTATTTTTACTGAAAGTTATGGGCATGAGCATGAAGGATGCGGGAATTCTAAACGGAGACCTGGTGATCGTGAAGCAGCAGAAGATCGCGGACATCAATGATATTGTGGTTGCCCTCCTGGAAGACGAAGCAACGGTCAAGCGTCTGGTAAAAAAAGACAATAAGTTTTATTTGAAAGCGGAGAATAAAGATTATCCAAATATATACCCTGAGCACGAATGGTCGATCCAGGGCAAAGTAATCGGAGTAATAAGAAGGTTGGAGTAATTATGAGCGAATTTGAGAAACAAAAATTCCAGGTCTTGGACCAATTGAAGGGTCTTTGCGCCCATTGCGCGAATGAAGTGACTCATAGCTGTAAGCTGCAAAATATAATGCACGAGCTTGACAGTCTTTCTGGGATCCCTTTGATCGTCAACGACCGGTTCAACGGATTGCTCCTGACCAATTAAATATATGCAAGAATTTGCGCCAGCGTTATTTTCCACCAGGGTCAGCAATGGCCGCCGAACTTTCTTCTTTGACGTCAAGAATACGAAAGAGGCCAAACCGTATATCAAGATCACGGAATCATCCATCAGTAAGGATGGAGAAAAGAAGAAAAGTTATATGACAATCTTTGACAGCGAAATGAACGATTTTCGCCAAGCTGTGGACGAGGTCATGGGTTTTGTGAACCAAGCCAAATAACGAAAAGCCCTGACCAACAGTCGGGGCTTTTATTAATAAAATGACAACTAAAGTTTTTTCAGCCGCCTTGGTGGGATTAAGCGCCGATGTAGTGGAAGTGGAAGTTGATATTTCTTCGGGCCTTCCGGCTACGATCGTCGTCGGACTTCCGGACACGGCCGTGCAGGAAGCCCGCGAACGCGTGAAGTCCGCGATCAAGAATTCCAGCGCGATATTTCCGCGCAACCGCGTGGCTATCAATCTGGCGCCGGCTGACGTGCCGAAGAACGGCACACATTACGATCTGCCGATCGCGCTATCAGTGCTTTTAAATTCCGGACAAGTATTTTTTGAACCAAAAGATAAACTATTTCTCGGGGAATTAGCTCTAGACGGCAATTTAAGGCCGGTTTCAGGCGTCTTGCCTATTTTGCTTATGGCCAGAGAAAAAGGATTTAAACAAGTGTTTATTCCCAAAGCGAACAGCCGTGAAGCAAGCTTGGTCACCGATATTGAGATCATTCCTATAAAAAGTTTATACGAGGTAGTGGGATTTTTGCAGGGTTTGATCAAGCTTGAATCGGTAAAATCTGCAGATTGGCAGAAAATATTGCAGATGCCGGAAGCAACATTTGATATGCAGCTGATCAAGGGGCAAGAAGTTGCCAAGCGGGCGCTTGAAATTGCAGCGGCCGGCGGGCATAATATTCTGCTGTCAGGACCTCCGGGCACAGGCAAGACATTATTGGCGAAAGCCCTGCCATCCATATTACCGAAACTTACCGTGGACGAAGTTCTGGAAATTACCAAGATCTACAGCATAGCCGGCTTGCTTGGCGCGAATAAAACCCTGATAACATTGCGCCCATTCCGCAGCCCGCATCATACGACTTCCGGGGTGGCTCTGGTTGGAGGAGGGACCAATCCCAAGCCGGGTGAGATTTCGCTGTCGCACCGCGGTGTTTTGTTCTTGGATGAATTTCCGGAATTTTCGCGGAATGTTTTGGAAAATTTGCGGCAGCCTTTGGAGGACGGGTTAGTGACCGTTGCGCGCGCGCATGCCACTGTTACTTTCCCGGCACAATTTACTTTGGTGGCTGCGCAAAATCCGTGTCCTTGCGGATACTACTCTGATCCGACCAAAAGCTGCATCTGCACACCGGGGCAGATCATGAAGTATCACAAGAAAATCTCAGGACCCCTGCTTGACCGGATCGATCTGCATGTGGAGGTGGGGAGGATCGAATATGACAAACTTTCGGCTGAAGAAGGCGGAGAGGCTTCAGACCACATTCAGGAAAGGGTCCAAAAAGCCCGTGACGTTCAAACCAGCAGATTTAAAAATTTATCAGAAATTAAAACAAATTCTGAAATGACCATTCGCGAGATAAAGGAATATTGCGGATTAGGATCGGCAGAACAGAATTTTATGAAAACCGCGGTCATT
Coding sequences within it:
- a CDS encoding ROK family protein, whose translation is MKYILGIDVGGTKIASGLVDENLKVMDVTVSQTSQTDLLGQLFDLISTYDKFEAVGLGMPGQVLTDGTVIKLPNIKNFESANIKQILEKRFKLEATVINDAKAFALAEAIAGAGKKFDVVAGVVLGTGIGVGLISDKRVYFGKDGIAGEMEHIVLLDGKMLRDHRHNAGQFKTAAETKKYLKTILDTVVLSWNPDIIVLGGGWSKLSGMAEMANKLTVNVGGYKNKTPVKISKMANPGVLGAALSVLNQ
- a CDS encoding YifB family Mg chelatase-like AAA ATPase, which gives rise to MTTKVFSAALVGLSADVVEVEVDISSGLPATIVVGLPDTAVQEARERVKSAIKNSSAIFPRNRVAINLAPADVPKNGTHYDLPIALSVLLNSGQVFFEPKDKLFLGELALDGNLRPVSGVLPILLMAREKGFKQVFIPKANSREASLVTDIEIIPIKSLYEVVGFLQGLIKLESVKSADWQKILQMPEATFDMQLIKGQEVAKRALEIAAAGGHNILLSGPPGTGKTLLAKALPSILPKLTVDEVLEITKIYSIAGLLGANKTLITLRPFRSPHHTTSGVALVGGGTNPKPGEISLSHRGVLFLDEFPEFSRNVLENLRQPLEDGLVTVARAHATVTFPAQFTLVAAQNPCPCGYYSDPTKSCICTPGQIMKYHKKISGPLLDRIDLHVEVGRIEYDKLSAEEGGEASDHIQERVQKARDVQTSRFKNLSEIKTNSEMTIREIKEYCGLGSAEQNFMKTAVIKMYLSARSYHRILKLARTIADLAGEADIAMNHLAEALQYRPQVE
- a CDS encoding DUF3276 family protein; translated protein: MQEFAPALFSTRVSNGRRTFFFDVKNTKEAKPYIKITESSISKDGEKKKSYMTIFDSEMNDFRQAVDEVMGFVNQAK
- the lexA gene encoding transcriptional repressor LexA, which translates into the protein MNELTPKQKQLLDLLTHEIQDTGLPPSISEIAKSLKVKSKNAVAKLLRILEDKGYIRRSHKARGIEVLNPDGEPMGLGTISLPVIGRITAGLPMLAEEQIEDWLNLPVSMVRGRKDVFLLKVMGMSMKDAGILNGDLVIVKQQKIADINDIVVALLEDEATVKRLVKKDNKFYLKAENKDYPNIYPEHEWSIQGKVIGVIRRLE